One genomic region from Leguminivora glycinivorella isolate SPB_JAAS2020 chromosome 8, LegGlyc_1.1, whole genome shotgun sequence encodes:
- the LOC125229140 gene encoding uncharacterized protein LOC125229140, which produces MVFVVKWSISKMSDFEYHVIQSKKDLDSEDEPGSLKTQKKTTKRKNASQIPKRDAGWSLDRNVVEECASKSKKIKPKKTVKKHASSVLITDTLQDSDTDLDEEDKTKSTTTKSKKETPDCKPGWFSNWGDEGHVEAQRRASAANSLSSVLIRRVPGGYVRRTASLTGDLFIDLKLYNVVDIQNVPSEARWEKALVNFKYRVDSVSDIVDRINKILKRCKDDFTDEGTFFPDKKSQ; this is translated from the exons ATGGTGTTCGTTGTTAAATGGTCCATTTCGAAAAT gtcTGACTTTGAGTACCATGTAATCCAGTCTAAGAAAGACCTCGACTCTGAGGATGAACCTGGATCattaaa GACTCAGAAGAAAACAACCAAAAGGAAAAACGCTTCTCAGATCCCGAAACGTGACGCGGGCTGGTCGCTGGACAGAAACGTCGTCGAAGAATGTGCTAGtaaaag caaGAAGATCAAACCAAAGAAAACTGTGAAAAAGCACGCATCGTCCGTGTTAATAACTGATACGTTGCAGGACAGTGACACTGACCTTGATGAAGAAGACAAAACTAAAAG TACGACAACCAAGTCGAAGAAAGAGACACCTGATTGTAAGCCAGGCTGGTTTTCAAACTGGGGTGACGAAGGACATGTTGAAGCCCAGCGTCGAGCATCCGCTGCCAACTCTCTGTCGTCCGTGCTGATACGTCGCGTCCCAGGCGGCTACGTGCGTCGCACAGCTTCGTTAACCGGTGATCTTTTTATTGATCTTAAACTGTATAACGTAGTAGATATTCAAAACGTTCCATCTGAAGCCCGTTGGGAGAAAGCGctggttaattttaaatatcgtGTGGATTCCGTTTCGGATATAGTAGATAGAATAAATAAGATTCTAAAGCGTTGTAAGGACGACTTTACAGATGAAGGAACCTTTTTCCCAGATAAAAAAAGCCAATAA